In Sphingobacterium sp. R2, the genomic stretch AATAAAGACACAAAGAGTTTCTACTTAGGTCGGCCTTGGCGGCCTTATGCCAAAGTAATCTTCATGAATTGTAACCTACCAAAATTTATAGAAAGCAAAGGGTGGCACAACTGGGGAAAGGAATCGAACGAAAAGACAGCCTATTTTGCAGAATATAACAGTAAAGGAGCAGGTTCCATGTCACAAAGTCGTGTCAAATGGAGTCATATCCTAACAGATAGAGAAGTAAAGAACATTACTATTCAGCATATTTTCAAGGATTGGACGCCAAATCTCTCATTCGATAGCCTAAGTGATGGCCGGTAACGATTGCATAAGTTTTTCATCCAAGTTACAAACAAAGAATGTACAATTGCTTTTGCAAATAACCATTTTTAAACCAAAATGTAAAAAAATGACTCCGTTTAAAAGGTACTATTCCCGTACATTACAATTCGCACTCGGTTTGTTTCTTATGCTTCCACAGATTGGCATGTCGCAAGAACCGGCTCGTCCAGTTATACAGCAGGTCGAATTTAAAAAAGACACTTTAAATATTAGTAATTATGGAGCCAAAGGAAATGGTCAATTTCTGAATACGGCGACTATTAACCAAACCATACGCACGTGTAGTGAACGTGGTGGGGGCGTGGTATTGATCCCTGCAGGAATTTGGCTCACAGGCCCTATTGAGATGCAGAGTAATGTAAATCTACACCTTAAACGAGATGCCGTCTTGCTATTTACCAAGGATTTTGATCAGTACAAACTTGTTGAATCAAATTGGGAAGGAGAGCCAGCATGGCGAAATCAAAACCCAATATCGGGTAAAAATCTAAGCAATATTGCTATTACAGGTGCTGGTATTATTGATGGAAGCGGCGATGCTTGGCGGATGGTCAAAAAAAGCAAACTCACAAGCTCTCAATGGAAAAACCTTGTAGCATCTGGCGGGACAGTCGATAGCGATGCCGCAATATGGTACCCCTCGGAAAGTTCTCTTAGAGGTTCAAAACAAAAAAAGGCGGGCGTAATCCGTCCGGGTACGACCTCCGAAGACTTCAAAGATGTTAAAGATTTTTTACGTCCCAATCTTTTGGTATTTACAAATTGTAAAAAAGTATTAATAGAAGGGGTTACAATCCAAAACTCCCCAGCCTGGAATATACATCCCCTTTTATGTCAAGACCTTACCTTACGCAAAGTATCTGTCCGCAACCCTTGGTATGGCCAGAATGGGGATGGTGTAGATGTTGAATCTTGTAAGAACGTCCTCATTGAAGATTGCACTTTCGATGTTGGTGATGACGGCATTTGTATTAAGTCCGGCCGCGATAAAGCGGGGCGAGAACGGGGTAAACCAACAGAAAATGTCATTATCCGCAACAGTGTTGTTTATCACGCTCATGGGGGCTTTGTGATTGGCAGTGAGATGAGTGGCGGGGCGCGCAATATATGGGTTGAAGACTGTTCATTTATTGGTACTGACATTGGACTTCGTTTCAAAACAACACGTGGAAGAGGTGGAATCGTTGAAAATATATTTATCAATAACATCAATATGGTTGATATCCCCGGTGAAGCGATCTTATTCGATATGTATTATGCTGCTGTAGATCCGGTACCGCTTGCTGGAGAAAAGAGACCCGCGATAAAATCAGTCAGCATTCCAGTCACAGAAGAGACACCCCAATTCAAGAATTTCTATATCAAAAATATTGTAGCTAAGGGAGCTTCAAAAGGGATTTTCTTCCGAGGTCTTCCTGAAATGCACATTCAGAACATCTGGATTGAGCATGCAACACTGCAGGCAAATAAAGGAATTGAGATCATTGAAGCTTCGCAAATCAATCTTAAAAATATTGTATTAAAAACACAGCAAAGTAATCCACTCATTACTATTGAAAACAGCAGCGGCATACATTTGGACAATATCCAGGCACTGGATGCTCCTGAGGTGTATGTCCAAGTTTCTGGTGATAGAAGTGACAATATACGACTAACAAAATCCAATACATCCTCGGCTAAAGTTGTCAGTCAATTTATTGCAGGAAGTACAGAAAAGTCCTTAACAATTAAAAATTAGGAACGTGATGAGAAAGTTATTTTTATTTTTTTTAGTCCTGCCGATACTTATTCCATTCGCAGGATTTGGACAACAGAAACCTCTTTCTGAACAAATGGCCAACACAGTACTTGAAAAACTTTATCCAGATTCTTTATTTAATAAGACGGACAAGTTTCCAAAATGGTCGTACGATATGGGGGTTATTTTTGAAGGCTTAACAGCGGTATGGCGCAATACAGGAAATGCAGATTATTTTAACTATATGCAATCCCGCATGGATGCTTACCTGAGTATACCTGATTCTATTAAAAATTATGATGTCGAAGACTTCAATATTGACAACATCAAAAACGGCACAACCCTATTAATGCTATATAAAGTAACAGGCAAAGAAAAATATCTTCAGGCATGCCATCGGTTATATGCACAACTTCAAAAACATCCACGTACTCATGAGGGCGGTTTTTGGCATAAGAAGATTTATCCTTATCAGATGTGGTTAGATGGCCTTTACATGGCCCAGCCCTTCTATGCTGAATACGCTAGCCTTATGAATATTCCATCCGCTTTTGATGATATCGCAAACCAATTTGTCTACATGGAAAAAAATGCCCGTGATCCAAAAACTGGGCTTTTGTATCATGGTTGGGACGAATCAAAGAAGGAACGCTGGTCCGATCCAAAAACAGGTCTATCACCACATTTTTGGGCCCGCGGTATGGGCTGGTATGTTATGGCTCTGGTAGACGTATTGGATTATTTTCCGGAAGATCACCCGCGCAGACAGGAACTGATCGCAATCTTAGATCGAACCCTATCAGCCGTTGTTAAATACCAGGACACCAAAACTGGTGTTTGGTACGATATTGTGGATTTGGGAACGAGAAAGGGAAATTATTTAGAGTCTTCAGCTTCCAGTATGTTCGTATTTGGATTAGCGAAATCATTACGTAAGGGGTATATTCGAACATCGTTTCAGAAGTATTTGGATCGGGGCTATCAAGGGATCGTAAAGGAATTTATTAGCGTTGCTGGAGATAACCGTGTAGACCTCAACAAAACGGTGCAGGTTTCTGGTTTAGGAGGAAAAAAATATCGCGACGGTAGTTTTGCATATTACATGAGTGAACCCGTTGTTACTAACGATCCAAAAGGTATTGGTGCCTTTATCCTTGCCGCATCAGAAGTTGAATTGGCGCGGGAAAAAAAGGCAGAAAACAACATGTCGTCACACTGGATAATTATTTCAACAATGAGTATAAAAAGACGGCATCAGGTGAGCTTAAACCCTATCACTACCTTTGGGATGGAGATGACAACAACGGTTTTTCCTTATTGGGCAGGATATTTGAAAAAAATGGAGGGAAGTTAAATACTTTAAAGACAGCACCCACATTAAATAATCTCTTGAAATCCAATATTTACATTATTGTGGATCCTGACACAGAGAAAGAAACCGAACAGCCGCATTTTATGAACGAAACCCATGCACAGCAGATTGCTCAATGGGTGGACAGGGGGGGCGTACTTGTTCTTTTCTTAAATGATAGCGGTAATTGCGAGATTAAGAAATTCAATATGCTTGCGCAAAAGTTCGGCATTACATTCAATGAAGATAGCCGTAATCGCGTAAAAGGAAATGAATTTCAAACAGGCGCAATACCTATCCCGAAAGGTAATATCGTATTTCCAAATACATCCAAAATATATATCAAGGAGATTTCAACATTACAGGTAAAATCTCCCGCTCAGACATTGATTCAAGACCATGGTGACACGATCATTGCTACAGCAAAATATGGAAAAGGAACGGTATTTGCCATCGGAGATCCTTGGTTGTATAACGAGTATACAGATGGGCGAAAGTTACCGAAAGAATACGAAAATTTTACTGCGGCCAATGACTTAGTAAAGTGGTTATTTAAACAGGTCAATAACTAAGGACTATGAAAAAAATCGCTATTGTAAGTTTCATCGCGGCTTTCTTATTGTGTAGACCATGCGTTGCACAAGGCCTCGCTGCCAAAGATTCACTTGCAGAGAAGATGCTTGTATATCAGCTAACAAATGGTGCCTGGCCTAAGCAGTTGGCCGACAAAAGTGTCGTCGACTATAAGCTTCCACTTACAAAAGAGCTGCTGCAAAAGATCAAAAAGACGGATATTAATCATGCCACGCTTGACAATGGTGCGACAACCCGGGAAATAAATGGGTTAATAAATGCTTTTACGAAAACAAACAATGACATTTACCTGAAGGCTGCCGAAAAAGGCATTTCATATCTCCTATCAGCTCAATATGAAAACGGCGGGTTCCCACAGTATTATCCCAATAAATCGCTTTATAGAGCTGAGATTACCTATAACGATAATGCGATGATCAATGCATTGACGGTTCTATACCATGTGGCCAATAAGCGGCCTGGTTTTGACGCTGTTAATCCTACTTTTATATCCAAAGCTCAACATGCCGTAGCGAGGGGAATAGCTTGTATTCTAAAAACTCAGGTCATCCAAGAGGGAGAGCGGACTATATGGGCTGCTCAATACGATGAGCAAACATTAATACCTGCCCAAGCCCGAAAATTCGAGCCGCCTTCATTGAGTACCAGTGAATCGGTTGCTATCATCCGTTTTTTAATGCTGCAGCCTTTAACGCCCGAGATTAAACAGGCCATTGAACAGGCCATAAATTGGTTTCAACGAAATGATATCGAAGGTTACCGTTTTGATCACGTCAAAAATAAGTTGACAGGCAAGAGTGAACGTAAACTTATCGCTGATAGTTCGTCCACGATATGGGCCAGATTTTATCATCTAGAGGACAATCGCCCACTTTTTGGTGATCGAGACAATACGGTCAAATACCGTTTCGATGAAGTATCTGAAGAACGGAGAAATGGATATGCATGGTTTGGAAATTGGCCCGAAAAACTTATACAAAAAGATTATCCAAAGTGGAAAAAACAACATCACATTCAATAACTAAAAATAGCATCACATGTTACTAACGCAACATACTATACAAACGATTAATGCTGACCTGGTGCACAAGCCCACAGCAATTTCTTTCTCCTATCCGGAAAAGATACTACAGTTTGGTACGGGTGTACTGCTCAGGGGTCTACCTGACTATTTTGTTCATAAAGCCAATCAGCAGAACTTGTTCCAAGGAAGAGTGTTGGTTGTGAAGTCGACCGCATCCGCTGGTGCCGATGCCTTCGAACAGCAGAATAGTTTATATACATTATGTATCAAAGGTATAGAAGAGGGGTTGGAAGTCGCTCATTATGAAATAAACAATGCTATTTCTCGTGTGCTATCTGCAAATCAGCATTGGGAAGAAATATTAAAAAGCGCAGAAAATCCAGATCTTGAAATTGTCTTTTCCAACACAACGGAGGTTGGTATTACCATGAGCGATGACAACGTCAATGCAATGCCACCGGCCTCTTTTCCAGGTAAACTTCTCGCCGTTCTGTACCGGAGATTTGTCTATTTTAATGGTGACACAAACAAGGGTTTAACTATAGTTCCTACCGAATTGATTACTGAAAACGGGAGTAAACTAAAATCTATCATCACTGCGCTAGCGAAACTTAACGAGTTACCCGATTCATTTATGGATTGGCTTGATACCGCCAACGATTTCTGCAACACCTTAGTTGACCGTATCGTTCCCGGAGCGCTCCCCTTAACAGCGTATGAAAAAACCTGCGAGCTATTAGGTTATGAGGATCAATTGATGATTATGGCAGAACCCTTTCGCTTGTGGGCAATCGAATCATTGTCTGAGCGTGTGAATCAACGTCTTTCTTTTGCTTTAGCAGACTCCAATGTATTATTGGTTCCGTCCATTGAAAAATACAAGGAAATCAAGCTTAGACTGCTTAATGGCACACATACGTTGAGTTGTGCTCTTGCCCTTCTTTCAGGCTTCAATACGGTAAAAGAAGCGATGAAAAATCATGCTTTCCATCAATTTGTCAGTTCCTTAATGCGCGATGAAATCGGTCCCGCTATCGTAAGTGAAACTATTTCCGTTTCAGATATTAACGATTTTTCATCCAAAGTGATTGATCGCTTTGCTAATCCACATCTTGAACACAAATGGGAATCCATTGCTTTGAATTACAGTTCAAAAATGGCCATGCGGAATATCCCTTTATTAAAAAAATGGTATGCAAAGCATCATGAAGCACCGGAGCTTTTTGCGCTTGGTTTTGCGGCCTATCTTTATTTGCTAAAATCCGAGCAGAAAGATGATCATTATATCCGTGTAGTCAATGGGCATACCATTGAGCTTCAAGATGAGTTGGCGCCAAAAATATACGCCGCATGGGCGAATCAGGATCAGATTGTGCATACCCTACTTTCTGCAATAGACCTATGGGGTGAAGATTTAACGGAATTTTCACGTTTTGAAGAAACAGTCAAAGAAAAATTACAACTGATCGCTGAAAAAGGAGCTTTAAAAGCAATTGAGCTTTCGTTAGCCTTTGATAATAAGAAAGTATAACAAGTTACCACATGAAATACGCTCGCTTAAAAATCCGATATGCAAATCAAAACAACCGTGTATTTCAAAGTGGACTAAAAAAAGAAGCTTTAATGAAAAATAAAGTATTAAAAATACACCCCAAAGACAACGTCTTAGTTGCCTTACAAGATCTTCAAAAGGGTGATACGATCTCGTTTGAGGGAAATCATTATATTTTGCAGGAGGATATTCCTGCCAAGCATAAATTTTTTATGCAAGACATGCACTTTGGTGATGAAATCTACATGTATGGTTTACTGGTAGGGAAAGCGCAATTTGATATCCCGCAAGGAAGTATCATGAATACGGACAATACAAAACATGCTGCGGAGCCCTATCATTTCAGACCATCAAATTATCATTGGGAAAAGCCCGATGTTTCCAAGTTTGAGGGTCGAACTTTCCAAGGCTACTTACGTTCAGATGGTCGTGCTGGAACTGCAAATTACTGGTTATTCATTCCGACTGTTTTTTGCGAAAATAGAAATCTTGATGTCATCAAAGAAGCACTGTATAATGAACTTGGGTATTCTGTGACTGGAAAATATAAAAACTTTACTCACCAGTTATTAACAGCCTACGAAAAAGGGGAAGAGTTATCTGTCGCCGCTCTGGAACGGCTAAATAGTACAACAGACCAAAGTGATCGCATTTTTAAAAACGTTGATGGTATAAAATTCCTAAACCATCAAGGAGGTTGTGGCGGAATACGCCAAGATGCAGCCATATTGAGCAAATTATTGGCTGCCTATGCTGATCATCCAAATGTGGCCGGCGTGACGATATTAAGCTTGGGTTGTCAGAACCTTCAACTCAACGACCTTGTTAATGACATCAAATTACGCAATCCTGCTTTCGATAAACCCCTCTTTGTATTTGAACAACAACAATCCAAAAGCGAAGAACTGCTCATTAAAGAAGCGATCTTGCAGACTTTTGTTGGACTGACGGAAATCAATAAATTCTCAAGACAGCCTGTTCCATTGAGTAAATTGACGCTAGGGGTAAAATGTGGCGGCAGTGACGGATTTAGTGGTATCTCTGCCAACCCTGCCGTTGGTTACACAGCCGACCTTCTAGTTGCGCTGGGCGGCAAAGTTCTCTTAGCTGAATTTCCGGAGTTATGCGGAGCCGAGCAGAATTTAATAGACCGCACTATCGACCCCAAAGCAGCGAATAAATTCATTGATCTGATGACAGCCTATAGCCATGCCGCCGAAGCTGTTGGTTCTGGATTTTACATGAATCCCTCTCCAGGAAATATTCGTGACGGTCTTATTACCGATGCAATCAAAAGCAATGGTGCAGCAAAAAAGGGCGGGACATCTCCCGTGGTTGATGTTCTGGACTATACAGAAGAGGCGACGAAGCCAGGTCTTAATCTAGTTTGCACTCCTGGTAATGATGTGGAAGCTACTACAGGAAAAGCTGCCGCAGGTGCAACACTTATTCTGTTTACCACAGGCTTGGGCACTCCTACTGGTAACCCGATATGCCCCGTCATCAAAGTGGCGACAAATAATGTCCTGGCAGCTAGAATGGCTGACATTATCGATATCAATACCGGTCCTATTATAGATGGAGATAAATCGATCCAAACGATGGGAGAAGACATATTAGAATATTGTATCAAGGCAGCCAGCGGGGAAGTAACTCCTAAAGCTGTGTTATTAAATCAGGATGACTTTATACCTTGGAAAAGAGGTGTAAGCTTATAAATCAGCATATAGCATGAAAACTTTTTTAGACGACAATTTTTTATTGAACACGAATACAGCGATTGAACTGTATCACAATTATTCAAAACAGCTGCCCATCATTGATTACCATAATCACTTGATTCCGGAGCAGATCGCAAACGATGTTAAATTTGAAAATATCAGCCAGGTTTGGTTAAATGGTGATCATTATAAATGGCGGGCCATGCGCGCAAATGGGGTCGATGAGCATTTTATCACTGGCGATGCCCCAGATGAAGAAAAATTTGCGAAATGGGCAGAGACAGTACCTTATACTTTGCGTAATCCACTCTATCATTGGACGCATCTTGAATTACAGCGTTATTTTGGAATTACTGATATCTTATCGCCAAAAACCGCTTCTAAAATATATGCAGATACTGCTTCCAAATTGAGCCAAGACAGCTATTCTGTACGTGGTCTGCTTAAAATGATGAACGTAGAAGTTGTCTGCACAACAGACGACCCGATCGATAGCCTAGCATTTCATCAACAGTTTGCAAAAGAGCACGAATCGTTCAAGATGCTACCTGCATTTCGCCCCGACAAAGCAATGAACTCGGACGATATTATTGCTTTAAATCAATACATCGATAAACTTGAAGAGGTAAGTGACATTCAAATCAATAGCCTAGGAACATACCTAAAAGCATTAAAATCAAGACATGATTTCTTTGCTGCCAACGGATGCAAAGTATCGGATCACGGATTGGAACAAATCTACGCGGAAGACTATACCGAGACAGAAATCGTAGCAATCTTTGATAAAATTCGGACAAAAAAGGAAATTTCTATCGCAGAAAACCTAAAATTTAAATCTGCGATGCTGATTTATTTTGCCGAATGGGACCATGAAAAAGGATGGGTTCAGCAATACCATCTGGGCGCACTACGCAATAACAATGCGCGTATGCATCGTTTGATAGGCCCAGATACTGGATGGGATTCTATTGGAGATTTTAGTCAGGCGCGTGCATTGTCAAAATTTTTGAATAAATTAGACAATCAAGATAAGCTAACCAAAACCATCTTGTACAATCTCAATCCTGCAGACAACGAACTTATTGCCACCATGATCGGTAATTTCAATGATGGTTCTATCAAAGGGAAGATTCAATTTGGCTCAGCTTGGTGGTTTTTGGACCAAAAAGATGGCATGACAAAACAACTCAATACACTATCAAATATGGGGCTACTAAGCCGACTTGTGGGTATGCTGACCGATTCCAGAAGTTTCCTTTCATTCCCTAGGCATGAATATTTCAGGAGATTAGTCTGTGACATATTTGGGGAAGACATCGAAAAGGGAGAAATACCAAATGATATTCAATGGGTAGGGAAAATCATACAGGATATCAGCTATAATAATGCGAAAGAATATTTTGAATTTTAATGAACATGCAGGGTAAAGTTTTAAGCTTTGGGGAATTGCTGCTAAGAATCTGCCCCGATATCGAACAGGATTGGATCGAACAGCATCAGTTGCCGTTCTATGTGGGCGGTGCAGAATTGAATGTAGCCACAGCTTTGGCATTGTGGGATGTGCCATCAGCCTATCTTTCTGCTGTGCCCCAAAATGCCATCTGCGAGAGTATTGACAACTACCTAACACGTAGAAATATCGATACATCAGCAATGCTATGGGGTGGAGAACGATTGGGCATATACTATCTTCCCAAGGGGAAAGATTTAAAAAATGCAGGAGTAATTTATGATCGTGCAAACTCATCGTTTTCCAATCTCAAAGTAGGCAGTGTCAATTGGGACGAGGTATTTGTTGACGTCAAATGGTTTCATTTTTCTGCGATATGCCCTGCAATCAACCAAGATATTGCTGACCTCTGTTTAGAAGCTGTAGCAAAAGCACAAGAGAAGGGTATTTTTGTGTCACTAGACCTGAATTATCGTGCAAAGCTTTGGAAATACGGAAAATCTCCGAAGGAGATTATGCCTGCGATTGCCAAGTATTGCAATTTAATCATGGGAAATATCTGGGCAGCACATCAAATGCTTGGTACCCCACTAGATGAAAGGTTTCTAAACTCTTCTTCGGACTATTTAGAAGAAGATTTATTAGCGCAGGCGGATCGTACAAGCAGAGAAATCATTGCTACCAATCCGATATGTCAATA encodes the following:
- a CDS encoding glycoside hydrolase family 28 protein, with amino-acid sequence MTPFKRYYSRTLQFALGLFLMLPQIGMSQEPARPVIQQVEFKKDTLNISNYGAKGNGQFLNTATINQTIRTCSERGGGVVLIPAGIWLTGPIEMQSNVNLHLKRDAVLLFTKDFDQYKLVESNWEGEPAWRNQNPISGKNLSNIAITGAGIIDGSGDAWRMVKKSKLTSSQWKNLVASGGTVDSDAAIWYPSESSLRGSKQKKAGVIRPGTTSEDFKDVKDFLRPNLLVFTNCKKVLIEGVTIQNSPAWNIHPLLCQDLTLRKVSVRNPWYGQNGDGVDVESCKNVLIEDCTFDVGDDGICIKSGRDKAGRERGKPTENVIIRNSVVYHAHGGFVIGSEMSGGARNIWVEDCSFIGTDIGLRFKTTRGRGGIVENIFINNINMVDIPGEAILFDMYYAAVDPVPLAGEKRPAIKSVSIPVTEETPQFKNFYIKNIVAKGASKGIFFRGLPEMHIQNIWIEHATLQANKGIEIIEASQINLKNIVLKTQQSNPLITIENSSGIHLDNIQALDAPEVYVQVSGDRSDNIRLTKSNTSSAKVVSQFIAGSTEKSLTIKN
- a CDS encoding glycoside hydrolase family 105 protein, producing the protein MRKLFLFFLVLPILIPFAGFGQQKPLSEQMANTVLEKLYPDSLFNKTDKFPKWSYDMGVIFEGLTAVWRNTGNADYFNYMQSRMDAYLSIPDSIKNYDVEDFNIDNIKNGTTLLMLYKVTGKEKYLQACHRLYAQLQKHPRTHEGGFWHKKIYPYQMWLDGLYMAQPFYAEYASLMNIPSAFDDIANQFVYMEKNARDPKTGLLYHGWDESKKERWSDPKTGLSPHFWARGMGWYVMALVDVLDYFPEDHPRRQELIAILDRTLSAVVKYQDTKTGVWYDIVDLGTRKGNYLESSASSMFVFGLAKSLRKGYIRTSFQKYLDRGYQGIVKEFISVAGDNRVDLNKTVQVSGLGGKKYRDGSFAYYMSEPVVTNDPKGIGAFILAASEVELAREKKAENNMSSHWIIISTMSIKRRHQVSLNPITTFGMEMTTTVFPYWAGYLKKMEGS
- the pelA gene encoding pectate lyase, with amino-acid sequence MKKIAIVSFIAAFLLCRPCVAQGLAAKDSLAEKMLVYQLTNGAWPKQLADKSVVDYKLPLTKELLQKIKKTDINHATLDNGATTREINGLINAFTKTNNDIYLKAAEKGISYLLSAQYENGGFPQYYPNKSLYRAEITYNDNAMINALTVLYHVANKRPGFDAVNPTFISKAQHAVARGIACILKTQVIQEGERTIWAAQYDEQTLIPAQARKFEPPSLSTSESVAIIRFLMLQPLTPEIKQAIEQAINWFQRNDIEGYRFDHVKNKLTGKSERKLIADSSSTIWARFYHLEDNRPLFGDRDNTVKYRFDEVSEERRNGYAWFGNWPEKLIQKDYPKWKKQHHIQ
- a CDS encoding tagaturonate reductase codes for the protein MLLTQHTIQTINADLVHKPTAISFSYPEKILQFGTGVLLRGLPDYFVHKANQQNLFQGRVLVVKSTASAGADAFEQQNSLYTLCIKGIEEGLEVAHYEINNAISRVLSANQHWEEILKSAENPDLEIVFSNTTEVGITMSDDNVNAMPPASFPGKLLAVLYRRFVYFNGDTNKGLTIVPTELITENGSKLKSIITALAKLNELPDSFMDWLDTANDFCNTLVDRIVPGALPLTAYEKTCELLGYEDQLMIMAEPFRLWAIESLSERVNQRLSFALADSNVLLVPSIEKYKEIKLRLLNGTHTLSCALALLSGFNTVKEAMKNHAFHQFVSSLMRDEIGPAIVSETISVSDINDFSSKVIDRFANPHLEHKWESIALNYSSKMAMRNIPLLKKWYAKHHEAPELFALGFAAYLYLLKSEQKDDHYIRVVNGHTIELQDELAPKIYAAWANQDQIVHTLLSAIDLWGEDLTEFSRFEETVKEKLQLIAEKGALKAIELSLAFDNKKV
- a CDS encoding UxaA family hydrolase, yielding MKNKVLKIHPKDNVLVALQDLQKGDTISFEGNHYILQEDIPAKHKFFMQDMHFGDEIYMYGLLVGKAQFDIPQGSIMNTDNTKHAAEPYHFRPSNYHWEKPDVSKFEGRTFQGYLRSDGRAGTANYWLFIPTVFCENRNLDVIKEALYNELGYSVTGKYKNFTHQLLTAYEKGEELSVAALERLNSTTDQSDRIFKNVDGIKFLNHQGGCGGIRQDAAILSKLLAAYADHPNVAGVTILSLGCQNLQLNDLVNDIKLRNPAFDKPLFVFEQQQSKSEELLIKEAILQTFVGLTEINKFSRQPVPLSKLTLGVKCGGSDGFSGISANPAVGYTADLLVALGGKVLLAEFPELCGAEQNLIDRTIDPKAANKFIDLMTAYSHAAEAVGSGFYMNPSPGNIRDGLITDAIKSNGAAKKGGTSPVVDVLDYTEEATKPGLNLVCTPGNDVEATTGKAAAGATLILFTTGLGTPTGNPICPVIKVATNNVLAARMADIIDINTGPIIDGDKSIQTMGEDILEYCIKAASGEVTPKAVLLNQDDFIPWKRGVSL
- the uxaC gene encoding glucuronate isomerase, with the translated sequence MKTFLDDNFLLNTNTAIELYHNYSKQLPIIDYHNHLIPEQIANDVKFENISQVWLNGDHYKWRAMRANGVDEHFITGDAPDEEKFAKWAETVPYTLRNPLYHWTHLELQRYFGITDILSPKTASKIYADTASKLSQDSYSVRGLLKMMNVEVVCTTDDPIDSLAFHQQFAKEHESFKMLPAFRPDKAMNSDDIIALNQYIDKLEEVSDIQINSLGTYLKALKSRHDFFAANGCKVSDHGLEQIYAEDYTETEIVAIFDKIRTKKEISIAENLKFKSAMLIYFAEWDHEKGWVQQYHLGALRNNNARMHRLIGPDTGWDSIGDFSQARALSKFLNKLDNQDKLTKTILYNLNPADNELIATMIGNFNDGSIKGKIQFGSAWWFLDQKDGMTKQLNTLSNMGLLSRLVGMLTDSRSFLSFPRHEYFRRLVCDIFGEDIEKGEIPNDIQWVGKIIQDISYNNAKEYFEF
- a CDS encoding PfkB family carbohydrate kinase; its protein translation is MQGKVLSFGELLLRICPDIEQDWIEQHQLPFYVGGAELNVATALALWDVPSAYLSAVPQNAICESIDNYLTRRNIDTSAMLWGGERLGIYYLPKGKDLKNAGVIYDRANSSFSNLKVGSVNWDEVFVDVKWFHFSAICPAINQDIADLCLEAVAKAQEKGIFVSLDLNYRAKLWKYGKSPKEIMPAIAKYCNLIMGNIWAAHQMLGTPLDERFLNSSSDYLEEDLLAQADRTSREIIATNPICQYVANTFRFDHNNKGIKYYTTLFDKDSLIKSTTYIADEILDKVGSGDCFMAGLIYGLYSNLSPKATLEFATLAAFDKLFIASDATTSSVDDIKNRMTA